A window of Limosilactobacillus sp. WILCCON 0051 genomic DNA:
CGATCTGGACCAGCAGCTGCCCAGAACTTTTCCCAACGAATGAAGAAGTCGTTGTACTTGGAGTCGTCATGGTTCTTCTTGAAGTCTTGGTACATAACCGACTTCTTGGAAATGTGGTTGATCATGAAGTCAAACATCAGGTAGTATTCTTCACCCAATGCCTCAACGTCAGCCCAGTTACCAAAAGCTGGATCAACAACCGTGTAGTCATAAGGTGCAAAGCCACGGTCACCAGTTGATGGGAAGAATGGCAGCAGGTGAACGCCACCGATTGCAGAACCGATGTATTCGTTCAAGACTTCATGCGTTTCCTTGATGTTTTTAGCCAGTGAGTCAGAGTAGGTGATCAGCATGGCTTTGTTCTTAATTGGCATGTTTAATCCTCCAAAAATATAAATTAGTTTTTCTTAGCTTGACGACGAGTAGCAATAAAGATAATCAAGGCAATCACCAGCAGGCCGATTCCGTATGGTACGAATGGTGCTGCCAGACTCAAACCAGCTTGCGGCTGTCCCATAATGTGGTTGGTCCATTCAGCAATCGTTGGTGAGAAGAAGGCCCCGAAGTTAAAACCGATCAGAATCATCGAGGTAATCAGCGGTTGCCGATTAGCAGGCGCAAGATCAGGCAGCAGGTTAAAAATCAAAGGAGAGACCAGCTGTAATGGGAACCCAATCAAAAGCAGACCAATGACCAGCATCACGAAACTGCGGTGACTGGCACCATAGGCAAACAGGAAGTTCGAGATTGCCATCAGAACCAGGCCAAAGTAAACCGTCCCAAATCCCATGACCTTCTTGATTGAGCCGTAGAACAAACCACCCAGCGTTGCTCCAATCAGCATCAACGACAAGAAGTTGGAAGATCCAGTGTAGCTGGCACCCTTAATGGCGACCGCTACCCCAGAGAAACGATTTTCCATGCCGACATAGTCAACAACCAGCAGGAAGGCAAACAAGATGAGCAGATAGACGACTGGACTGATCTTGCCCTTGTCTTCGCCTTCAACGGCTTCTTTCAATTCTGCTTCTTGTTTTTCTTCCTTTTCCTCAGCTGCTTCTACCTTGCTGTCGTCTGGAACGCGGGCAGCAAAGAAAAGTAGAACCAAGAAGGCCAGTGCGTAGACCAAAAATGACTGCCGCCAGCCAAATGAGCTCAGCAGCAAGCCGGCAATAAACAGGGTCGTGGCTTGACCGATCTGTTCGGCAGCTGCCCGCCAGCCCAGCATTTGAGCTCTTTCATTACCTTCATACCAAACTGAGATCATTGAAATGGCCTGCGAGTTATAGAGACCATAACCAGCCCCTAAGACCAATCGCGATGCCAAGACGATGCCATAGTTGCTGACAAACATTGGTACCAGCCCAGCCAGGCCAACGATGAAGACCCCCAGCATGATGATCTTCTTGTCAGAAATGTGGAACCAAGACTGCAGCAGCGGTGAAAGTACCACAAAGATCATAACGGCAAAAGATGGTGTGGTAACCAGGTATTCAGACTGCGTTTGCGTGATATGCAAAGCCGCCTTCAACTGTGGCAGCGATCCCTGAATCGCGTACGCACTGGTCACCATGAAAGAAACCGACAGAAAAGCCAGTTTCGTCACAATCGACTTTTTGTTGTCCATGTTGTTTTCCCCTAAAAGTTGTATTTAACGTTCTCAACAGACATTTTGATAAACGTTTATCAATTTCATCGAGAATTATTTTAACTTGTTTTAGTTTCTTTTGTCAATCGTTTATCAAAAAGATTTGAATCGCTTTCGCAGCTCTTAAATCTTATTTTCATACTTTTAATAGTCAAAAAGTA
This region includes:
- a CDS encoding MFS transporter, which gives rise to MDNKKSIVTKLAFLSVSFMVTSAYAIQGSLPQLKAALHITQTQSEYLVTTPSFAVMIFVVLSPLLQSWFHISDKKIIMLGVFIVGLAGLVPMFVSNYGIVLASRLVLGAGYGLYNSQAISMISVWYEGNERAQMLGWRAAAEQIGQATTLFIAGLLLSSFGWRQSFLVYALAFLVLLFFAARVPDDSKVEAAEEKEEKQEAELKEAVEGEDKGKISPVVYLLILFAFLLVVDYVGMENRFSGVAVAIKGASYTGSSNFLSLMLIGATLGGLFYGSIKKVMGFGTVYFGLVLMAISNFLFAYGASHRSFVMLVIGLLLIGFPLQLVSPLIFNLLPDLAPANRQPLITSMILIGFNFGAFFSPTIAEWTNHIMGQPQAGLSLAAPFVPYGIGLLVIALIIFIATRRQAKKN